A stretch of Besnoitia besnoiti strain Bb-Ger1 chromosome V, whole genome shotgun sequence DNA encodes these proteins:
- a CDS encoding DEAD (Asp-Glu-Ala-Asp) box polypeptide DDX3X (encoded by transcript BESB_060360), whose amino-acid sequence MDSQHHLPPAAVDNAVGSRGVGGQAAALQQQPKRYVPPHLRNRAHPQEQSYPASGVGGGGGGVSGYPEFPASSNAHQQQQQQGQAATYSPRDRGNYSSTTPGASNGLGGQGHQQGRRYVPPASGDRFSCLGTGGGRYTPPNSGYTAQGAQGEFHGNAGGAGAYNARAAAMQQGVSGVSHASRSMRASATGTGWDVRDGRRYVPEKEKDVFSSEKMQSTGIKFDSYDKVPVELKGRGAEHILAIESFQTPGMQIHPLLLQNVARVKYTKPTPIQKNSIPTILSGRDLMACAQTGSGKTAAFLYPIIARMLQDGPPLLPPQAAAGGGSGYRKPPAYPICLVLSPTRELAMQIYEEARKFQFGTGVRTVAVYGGSDVKRQLIDLDGGCDICVATPGRLVDLLERRKVRLGLVQFFVLDEADRMLDMGFLPQIKLIVESFDLPPSPAPHTTGYPSLGGGDNGSGRRVGRQTVMFSATFPREIQMLAKDFLEDYIYLAVGRVGSTNEFIRQRLQYADEDQKLKLLVKLLRETEKGLTIIFVETKRKADMIEDYLVDEDFPAVSIHGDRTQQEREEALRLFKAGKCPILVATDVAARGLDISNVTHVINFDLPTNIDDYVHRIGRTGRAGNLGLATSFVNECNKPILRDLLNLLEEAKQDIPSFLPPLVLSCTSSSSRMGGGRGGRGGRGGGGSFGGSRQGGHGSMGNSGGARSGAMPMGDARMPTADWRTGAAGSRPMGGFRAAVMSGDRAGGMDAW is encoded by the exons ATGGACTCTCAGCATCACCTTCCGCCGGCAGCAGTAGATAACGCTGTCGGGTCTCGCGGGGTTGGCGGCCAGGCCGCAGCGCTGCAGCAACAGCCGAAGAGATATGTCCCTCCGCACCTTCGAAATCGCGCACATCCGCAGGAGCAGTCGTATCCGGCCTCTGGCGtaggaggggggggaggaggcgtgAGCGGGTATCCAGAGTTTCCTGCGTCGTCGAATGCTCACcagcagcaacagcagcagGGTCAGGCGGCTACCTACTCTCCGCGTGACCGTGGCAACTACTCTAGCACTACCCCCGGCGCCAGCAATGGCTTAGGCGGCCAGGGGCACCAACAGGGGCGCCGCTATGTTCCGCCGGCCTCCGGGGACCGTTTCAGCTGCTTAGGgacaggcggcgggcgctaCACGCCGCCCAACAGCGGATAcaccgcgcagggcgcccaGGGGGAGTTCCATGGAAACGCAGGGGGGGCAGGCGCGTATaatgcgcgcgccgccgccatgcAGCAAGGTGTGAGCGGCGTCTCGCACGCTTCGCGGTCgatgcgcgcgagcgcgacgggcACAGGCTGGGACGTGAGAGACGGTCGCCGGTATGTGCCTGAAAAGGAGAAGGACGTGTTTAGCAGCGAGAAGATGCAAAGCACGGGCATCAAATTCGATTCGTACGACAAAGTTCCAGTTGAGTTGaagggccgcggcgccgagcacATTCTCGCTATCGAGTCCTTCCAGACCCCGGGCATGCAAATCCACCCGCTCCTTCTCCAAAACGTCGCGCGCGTGAAGTACACAAAGCCCACACCGATCCAAAAGAACTCGATTCCGACGATTTTGTCAGGCCGTGATTTGATGGCGTGTGCACAGACCGGCTCGGGGAAAACCGCAGCTTTTCTGTACCCGATCATTGCGCGCATGCTCCAAGACGGACCCCcccttctgcctccgcaggccgcggcgggaggcgggTCGGGCTACAGGAAGCCGCCGGCGTACCCCAtctgcctcgtcctctcgCCCACCCGCGAGTTAGCCATGCAAATCTACGAGGAAGCTCGCAAGTTCCAGTTCGGCACTGGCGTGCGGACGGTCGCTGTCTACGGCGGCAGCGATGTCAAGCGCCAGCTCATCGACCTGGATGGTGGCTGCGATATCTGCGTCGCCACGCCAGGCAGACTCGTCGATCTTCTCGAGCGGCGAAAG GTCCGTCTCGGGTTGGTTCAGTTTTTTGTGTTGGACGAAGCAGATCGCATGCTGGACATGGGTTTCTTGCCACAGATCAAGCTCATTGTGGAGAGCTTTGActtgccgccgtcgccggcgccgcacacgACAGGCTATCCGTCTCTCGGGGGAGGCGACAACGGCTCTGGCCGGCGCGTGGGTCGGCAAACAGTTATGTTTAGTGCGACGTTCCCCCGCGAGATTCAAATGCTGGCGAAGGACTTTTTGGAGGACTACATTTACCTTGCAGTTGGTCGCGTGGGTAGCACCAACGAGTTCATTCGCCAGCGTCTGCAGTACGCGGACGAAGATCAGAAGCTGAAGTTGCTCGTCAAGTTGCTCCGCGAAACTGAGAAGGGTCTGACCATCATTTTTGTGGAAACGAAGCGCAAGGCAGATATGATTGAAGACTACCTCGTCGACGAGGACTTCCCTGCAGTCTCCATCCACGGCGACCGCACGCAGCAGGAACgtgaagaggcgctgcggctgttCAAGGCCGGAAAGTGCCCGATCCTCGTCGCCACAGATGtagccgcgcgaggcttgGATATCTCCAACGTCACGCACGTGATCAACTTTGACCTCCCCACCAACATCGACGACTACGTCCATCGTATCGGTCGTACTGGGCGCGCAGGCAACCTCGGACTGGCGACCTCGTTCGTCAACGAGTGCAACAAGCCGATTCTCCGCGACCTGCTCAACCTGCttgaggaggcgaagcaagACATTCCTTCCTTCTTGCCGCCTCTCGTGCTCTCGTGcacgtcctcctcctcgcgcatgggcgggggccgcgggggccggggaggccgcggcggcggcgggtcgttcggcggcagccgccaaGGCGGTCACGGCAGCATGGGCAActcgggaggcgcgcgatcCGGCGCGATGCCCATGGGCGACGCGAGAATGCCTACAGCGGACTGGCGCACTGGCGCAGCGGGCAGCCGGCCCATGGGAGGCTTCCGCGCTGCCGTTATGAGCGGAGACCGCGCTGGAGGCATGGATGCCTGGTAG
- a CDS encoding hypothetical protein (encoded by transcript BESB_060370), with translation MTTGRINQVNIERLTVEFLTRQHSGSCGTPKAQGSAAKRASSQRSQRSRMRSQSRGSKRDPGMESLPELPRPHCEMCGAAECLRPWLDDRCHCKACLGLQKGECESPRMKARRASQPSCESFYASKCMKHQFETRAQTMKSRQPTTKDMLMKHFSKRSRTFEEAAKGDKPLATIKTHASQTTVKRQESEKITPPEGQNAAGRVDGERRAYSCESMTPSVRLNLWITLTPQTRLHEGRTVGSPSLMLDRKQLSLQLPSAAMRSRGSSRGRSSSRRRDAGVDSTPALPRPHCEMCGAAECLRPWLDDRCHCDACLGLEKRECSSPRMRARKASNPTCESFYASKCQRHEFEMQTPVKSRLPTTRVPEKQPPHATLKKEQTLAQMRDENALSTLTTTATIK, from the exons ATGACTACAGGCAGGATCAACCAGGTTAATATAGAGCGCTTGACTGTGGAATTCCTGACTAGGCAACATTCCGGCTCATGTGGAACGCCGAAGGCTCAGGGttctgcggcgaagcgcgcgagtTCCCAGCGCAGCCAGAGAAGCCGTATGCGCTCGCAAAGCCGTGGAAGCAAGCGAGATCCCGGTATGGAATCCCTTCCCGAGCTTCCTCGCCCCCACTGCGAAatgtgcggcgccgcggagtgcCTGCGGCCGTGGCTCGACGACCGCTGCCACTGCAAGGCCTGTCTGGGACTGCAGAAAGGCGAGTGTGAATCTCCGCGAATGAAGGCACGCCGAGCCTCGCAGCCATCGTGCGAATCGTTCTATGCGTCAAAATGCATGAAACACCAATTCGAGACCCGCGCACAGACCATGAAATCCAGGcagccgacgacgaaggaTATGCTCATGAAACACTTCTCAAAGCGCAGCCGCACGttcgaagaagccgcgaaggGCGATAAACCTCTCGCGACCATCAAAACGCACGCGTCCCAGACGACAGTGAAGCGGCAAGAATCGGAAAAGATCACCCC CCCAGAGGGCCAAAATGCAGCTGGGCGGGTAGATGGGGAGCGACGTGCTTATTCGTGTGAATCAATGACCCCGTCCGTCCGCCTGAATCTCTGGATCACTCTcacgccgcagacacgcctCCACGAGGGTCGTACTGTAGGCTCACCCTCTTTGATGCTTGACAGGAAACAGCTTTCTTTGCAgctgccttcggcggcgATGCGATCGCGCGGTtcgtctcgcggccgctccagcagccgccgacgagacgccggcgtcgactcgacgccggcgctcccCCGGCCCCACTGCGAGatgtgcggcgcggcggagtgTCTGCGACCGTGGCTCGACGACCGATGTCACTGTGACGCGTGCCTCGGCCTCGAAAAACGCGAGTGTAGTTCGCCTCGCATGCGCGCTCGCAAAGCCTCGAACCCGACCTGCGAGTCCTTCTACGCCTCCAAGTGCCAGAGACACGAATTCGAAATGCAGACGCCTGTCAAATCTAGAttgccgacgacgcgcgtaCCGGAGAAACAACCGCCGCACGCCACTCTAAAGAAGGAACAGACGCTCGCTCAAATGCGTGACGAAAACGCTCTCTCGACCCTCACGACGACCGCCACGATCAAGTAA
- a CDS encoding hypothetical protein (encoded by transcript BESB_060380) gives MCGAAECLRPWLDDRCHCDACLGLEKRECSSPRMRARKASNPTCESFYASKCLKQQFHRAEATAAEPLEKSRNALSRAGTQKTDLLLTSSLTKISTGEGLDSAATLGKQDLKTLETHQGTADLKKQQSAQSLRREKTETESDVEASARSRSNRRSQKPVELLFRPHCKTCGVDECLRPELDDRCHCHACVGLRDGECDSPRMKTRRASQPSCEGFYASKCLQHEATKKSRTKSSSRLAKNPSVELLERVRFAVTDACEVEQHAPKIVRRATAYPEKRANKQE, from the exons atgtgcggcgcggcggagtgTCTGCGACCGTGGCTCGACGACCGATGTCACTGTGACGCGTGCCTCGGCCTCGAAAAACGCGAGTGTAGTTCGCCTCGCATGCGCGCTCGCAAAGCCTCGAACCCGACCTGCGAGTCCTTCTACGCCTCCAAGTGCCTGAAGCAGCAGTTCCACAGGGCGGAGGCCACGGCCGCCGAGCCGCTCGAGAAATCGAGAAACGCCCTCAGCCGCGCTGGCACGCAAAAGACGGACCTCCTCCTCACCTCGAGCTTGACAAAGATCAGTACTGGCGAGGGGTTGGACAGTGCAGCAACACTCGGCAAACAAGACTTGAAAACACTCGAAACGCATCAAGGGACTGCCGACCTGAAGAAACAACAAAGCGCGCAAAGCCT gaggcgggagaaaacagagacgGAGAGCGATGTCGAGGCCtcagcgcgcagccgcagcaacAGGCGGTCGCAGAAGCCTGTTGAGCTTCTATTCCGCCCTCACTGCAAAACTTGCGGAGTAGACGAGTGCCTGCGCCCAGAACTCGACGACCGTTGCCACTGCCACGCATGCGTTGGCCTTCGCGACGGAGAGTGTGACTCGCCGCGAATGAAGACACGTCGGGCTTCGCAGCCCTCTTGCGAGGGCTTCTACGCCTCCAAGTGCTTGCAGCACGAAGCTACGAAGAAATCGAGAACCAAGTCgagctctcgcctcgccaAGAACCCGTCGGTCGAACTTCTCGAAAG GGTCAGATTTGCTGTGACGGATGCATGTGAAGTAGAGCAGCATGCTCCCAAGATTGTTAGACGCGCCACTGCGTACCctgagaagcgcgcgaaCAAGCAAGAGTGA